A part of Brassica rapa cultivar Chiifu-401-42 chromosome A05, CAAS_Brap_v3.01, whole genome shotgun sequence genomic DNA contains:
- the LOC103867087 gene encoding probable galacturonosyltransferase 7 isoform X1 yields MKGGGGGGGGKRRWRVLVIGVLVLIILSTLVPLAFLLGLHNGFHSPGFVTVQPSSPFDSFSRVNASKHSQRDLSVRVDEVLHRFNPVLPKKSDITLDSRDMNRTSTVDSKKRGLPVSPAVVAIPTPAKKTKTKASHKGVQGKTVNASHKGVQGGIVNADETQRTCQLKYGSYCLWREENKEPLRDAKVKHMKDLLFVARAYYPSIAKMPSQSKLTRDMKQNIQEFERILSEGSADADLPPQVDKKFQKMEAVISKAKSFPVDCNNVDKKLRQILDLTDDEASFHMKQSVFLYQLAVQTMPKSLHCLSMRLTVEYFKSAPVEIEDSEKFSDPSLLHFVIISDNILASSVVINSTALHARESKNFVFHVLTDEQNYFAMKQWFIRNPCKQAAIQVLNIEKLELDNSDTKKLYLPAEFRVSFTSGDNNLAAQGNRTYYLSIFSQSHYLLPKIFHKLKKIVVLDHDVVVQRDLSPLWELDMEGKVNGAVKSCSVRLGQLKSLKRGGFDTNACLWMSGLNVIDLARWRELGVSETYLKFYKQQMSGGGESREAIALQATLLTFQDKVYALDDKWAVSGLGYDYYINTQTIKNAATLHYNGNMKPWLELGIPQYKSYWRKNLNREDRFLSDCNVNP; encoded by the exons ATGAAAGGcggaggcggaggaggaggaggaaaacGACGGTGGAGAGTTCTAGTAATTGGAGTATTGGTTCTTATCATCTTATCAACGCTTGTTCCTCTTGCGTTCTTGCTCGGCCTTCACAACGGTTTCCACTCTCCTG GATTCGTCACTGTTCAGCCGTCTTCTCCT TTTGATAGCTTTAGCAGAGtcaatgcttccaaacattccCAGAGAGATCTCTCCGTCCGAGTCGATGAGGTTCTCCATAGATTCAATCCAGTGCTTCCCAAG AAAAGCGACATAACCTTGGATTCCAGAGATATGAATAGGACAAGCACCGTTGATTCTAAAAAGAGAG GATTACCAGTGTCCCCAGCTGTTGTTGCCATCCCTACCCCTGCAAAG aaaacaaaaaccaaagcCTCGCACAAAGGTGTTCAGGGGAAAACAGTAAACGCCTCGCACAAAGGTGTTCAGGGGGGGATAGTAAATGCTGATGAAACTCAGAGAACTTGTCAATTGAAATACGGAAGCTACTGCCTCTGGAGGGAGGAGAATAAGGAACCCTTGAGAGATGCTAAGGTGAAGCACATGAAGGACCTCCTGTTTGTGGCTAGAGCATACTATCCAAGTATTGCTAAAATGCCTTCTCAAAGCAAGTTGACTCGGGATATGAAACAGAACATCCAAGAGTTTGAGCGTATTCTTAGTGAAGGTTCAGCGGATGCTGACCTCCCTCCACA GGTTGATAAAAAGTTTCAGAAGATGGAAGCGGTAATTTCAAAGGCAAAGTCTTTCCCGGTAGACTGTAACAATGTTGACAAGAAATTGAGACAGATCCTGGATTTGACTGATGATGAAGCTAGTTTCCACATGAAACAGAGTGTGTTCCTCTACCAGCTTGCTGTACAGACAATGCCTAAGAGTCTTCACTGCCTGTCAATGAGACTAACGGTGGAATATTTCAAGTCAGCTCCAGTTGAAATTGAGGATAGTGAGAAATTCTCAGATCCTTCATTGCTTCACTTTGTTATTATCTCCGACAATATACTTGCATCTTCCGTTGTGATCAACTCAACGGCTTTACACGCAAGG GAAAGTAAAAACTTTGTTTTCCATGTACTAACAGACGAGCAGAACTACTTTGCGATGAAACAATGGTTTATCAGGAATCCCTGCAAACAAGCAGCTATTCAAGTATTGAACATTGAAAAACTCGAGCTGGACAATTCTGATACGAAGAAGCTGTATTTGCCTGCGGAGTTCCGTGTCTCCTTCACCAGTGGTGACAACAATTTGGCGGCACAAGGGAATAGAACATACTACTTATCCATTTTCTCCCAATCTCACTATCTTCTCCCAAAGATATTTCACAAGCTGAAAAAGATTGTGGTTCTGGATCATGACGTTGTAGTCCAGCGAGACTTATCTCCCCTTTGGGAGCTTGACATGGAAGGAAAAGTGAATGGCGCAGTGAAGTCGTGCTCTGTGAGATTGGGTCAGCTAAAGAGTCTCAAGAGAGGAGGTTTTGATACGAATGCTTGTCTCTGGATGTCTGGATTGAATGTCATTGATCTTGCTAGATGGAGGGAACTGGGAGTTTCAGAAACCTACCTGAAATTTTATAAACAG CAGATGAGTGGTGGAGGTGAGTCGAGAGAAGCAATTGCATTGCAAGCAACTTTGCTTACGTTCCAAGACAAAGTTTATGCTCTTGACGACAAATGGGCTGTATCAGGGCTTGGTTATGACTACTACATCAACACCCAAACGATAAAAAACGCAGCGACCTTACACTACAATGGGAACATGAAGCCGTGGCTAGAGCTGGGAATTCCACAGTACAAAAGCTATTGGAGAAAGAATCTGAACCGGGAAGATAGATTCTTGAGTGACTGTAACGTGAATCCCTGA
- the LOC103867087 gene encoding probable galacturonosyltransferase 7 isoform X2, which produces MKGGGGGGGGKRRWRVLVIGVLVLIILSTLVPLAFLLGLHNGFHSPGFVTVQPSSPFDSFSRVNASKHSQRDLSVRVDEVLHRFNPVLPKKSDITLDSRDMNRTSTVDSKKRGLPVSPAVVAIPTPAKKTKTKASHKGVQGKTVNASHKGVQGGIVNADETQRTCQLKYGSYCLWREENKEPLRDAKVKHMKDLLFVARAYYPSIAKMPSQSKLTRDMKQNIQEFERILSEGSADADLPPQVDKKFQKMEAVISKAKSFPVDCNNVDKKLRQILDLTDDEASFHMKQSVFLYQLAVQTMPKSLHCLSMRLTVEYFKSAPVEIEDSEKFSDPSLLHFVIISDNILASSVVINSTALHARESKNFVFHVLTDEQNYFAMKQWFIRNPCKQAAIQVLNIEKLELDNSDTKKLYLPAEFRVSFTSGDNNLAAQGNRTYYLSIFSQSHYLLPKIFHKLKKIVVLDHDVVVQRDLSPLWELDMEGKVNGAVKSCSVRLGQLKSLKRGGFDTNACLWMSGLNVIDLARWRELGVSETYLKFYKQMSGGGESREAIALQATLLTFQDKVYALDDKWAVSGLGYDYYINTQTIKNAATLHYNGNMKPWLELGIPQYKSYWRKNLNREDRFLSDCNVNP; this is translated from the exons ATGAAAGGcggaggcggaggaggaggaggaaaacGACGGTGGAGAGTTCTAGTAATTGGAGTATTGGTTCTTATCATCTTATCAACGCTTGTTCCTCTTGCGTTCTTGCTCGGCCTTCACAACGGTTTCCACTCTCCTG GATTCGTCACTGTTCAGCCGTCTTCTCCT TTTGATAGCTTTAGCAGAGtcaatgcttccaaacattccCAGAGAGATCTCTCCGTCCGAGTCGATGAGGTTCTCCATAGATTCAATCCAGTGCTTCCCAAG AAAAGCGACATAACCTTGGATTCCAGAGATATGAATAGGACAAGCACCGTTGATTCTAAAAAGAGAG GATTACCAGTGTCCCCAGCTGTTGTTGCCATCCCTACCCCTGCAAAG aaaacaaaaaccaaagcCTCGCACAAAGGTGTTCAGGGGAAAACAGTAAACGCCTCGCACAAAGGTGTTCAGGGGGGGATAGTAAATGCTGATGAAACTCAGAGAACTTGTCAATTGAAATACGGAAGCTACTGCCTCTGGAGGGAGGAGAATAAGGAACCCTTGAGAGATGCTAAGGTGAAGCACATGAAGGACCTCCTGTTTGTGGCTAGAGCATACTATCCAAGTATTGCTAAAATGCCTTCTCAAAGCAAGTTGACTCGGGATATGAAACAGAACATCCAAGAGTTTGAGCGTATTCTTAGTGAAGGTTCAGCGGATGCTGACCTCCCTCCACA GGTTGATAAAAAGTTTCAGAAGATGGAAGCGGTAATTTCAAAGGCAAAGTCTTTCCCGGTAGACTGTAACAATGTTGACAAGAAATTGAGACAGATCCTGGATTTGACTGATGATGAAGCTAGTTTCCACATGAAACAGAGTGTGTTCCTCTACCAGCTTGCTGTACAGACAATGCCTAAGAGTCTTCACTGCCTGTCAATGAGACTAACGGTGGAATATTTCAAGTCAGCTCCAGTTGAAATTGAGGATAGTGAGAAATTCTCAGATCCTTCATTGCTTCACTTTGTTATTATCTCCGACAATATACTTGCATCTTCCGTTGTGATCAACTCAACGGCTTTACACGCAAGG GAAAGTAAAAACTTTGTTTTCCATGTACTAACAGACGAGCAGAACTACTTTGCGATGAAACAATGGTTTATCAGGAATCCCTGCAAACAAGCAGCTATTCAAGTATTGAACATTGAAAAACTCGAGCTGGACAATTCTGATACGAAGAAGCTGTATTTGCCTGCGGAGTTCCGTGTCTCCTTCACCAGTGGTGACAACAATTTGGCGGCACAAGGGAATAGAACATACTACTTATCCATTTTCTCCCAATCTCACTATCTTCTCCCAAAGATATTTCACAAGCTGAAAAAGATTGTGGTTCTGGATCATGACGTTGTAGTCCAGCGAGACTTATCTCCCCTTTGGGAGCTTGACATGGAAGGAAAAGTGAATGGCGCAGTGAAGTCGTGCTCTGTGAGATTGGGTCAGCTAAAGAGTCTCAAGAGAGGAGGTTTTGATACGAATGCTTGTCTCTGGATGTCTGGATTGAATGTCATTGATCTTGCTAGATGGAGGGAACTGGGAGTTTCAGAAACCTACCTGAAATTTTATAAACAG ATGAGTGGTGGAGGTGAGTCGAGAGAAGCAATTGCATTGCAAGCAACTTTGCTTACGTTCCAAGACAAAGTTTATGCTCTTGACGACAAATGGGCTGTATCAGGGCTTGGTTATGACTACTACATCAACACCCAAACGATAAAAAACGCAGCGACCTTACACTACAATGGGAACATGAAGCCGTGGCTAGAGCTGGGAATTCCACAGTACAAAAGCTATTGGAGAAAGAATCTGAACCGGGAAGATAGATTCTTGAGTGACTGTAACGTGAATCCCTGA